The following are encoded together in the Thermoflexus hugenholtzii JAD2 genome:
- a CDS encoding alpha/beta fold hydrolase, with amino-acid sequence MPFVSVGDGRMHCVERGAGEEVVLFVHGWLSSHRWWLPVLDRLPPGLRGYAVDLRGAGESDPAPGGHTLAGYAADLHAFAEALGLPPFFLVGHSMGGGVALRYALDHPERVKGLMLVNPLAPFGTRTDPQMDAWVRAQQGNPEGIRAMVQLAFATPPAPEVMEALVADALRWGPAAYFDTLDDMARFHVVDLLPALKVPTLVLWGDRDVVIPFEGIVELFNRIPGCGLEIWHGVGHSPVIERPDAFIALLERFLREVKEEQ; translated from the coding sequence ATGCCCTTCGTTTCCGTCGGAGATGGGAGGATGCATTGTGTGGAGCGGGGGGCCGGCGAGGAGGTGGTCCTCTTCGTCCACGGGTGGCTGAGCAGCCACCGGTGGTGGCTTCCCGTTCTGGATCGGCTGCCCCCGGGCCTTCGCGGCTACGCCGTCGACCTGCGCGGGGCCGGGGAGTCGGATCCGGCCCCCGGAGGGCACACCTTGGCCGGCTACGCGGCGGATCTCCACGCCTTCGCCGAGGCCCTCGGGCTGCCTCCGTTCTTCCTCGTGGGCCACTCGATGGGAGGTGGCGTCGCCCTGCGCTACGCCCTGGACCACCCCGAGCGCGTAAAGGGCCTGATGCTGGTGAACCCCCTGGCCCCCTTCGGCACCCGCACGGATCCCCAGATGGACGCCTGGGTGCGGGCGCAGCAGGGCAACCCGGAGGGGATCCGGGCCATGGTGCAGCTGGCCTTCGCCACCCCGCCGGCGCCGGAGGTGATGGAGGCCCTGGTGGCCGACGCCTTGCGCTGGGGGCCGGCGGCCTACTTCGACACCCTGGACGACATGGCCCGCTTCCACGTGGTGGATCTCCTCCCAGCGCTGAAGGTGCCCACTTTGGTGCTGTGGGGGGATCGGGACGTGGTGATCCCCTTCGAGGGGATCGTGGAGCTGTTCAATCGCATCCCGGGCTGTGGACTGGAGATCTGGCACGGCGTCGGCCATTCCCCGGTCATCGAGCGCCCCGACGCCTTTATCGCCCTGCTGGAGCGCTTCCTCCGGGAGGTGAAGGAGGAGCAATGA